A window of Psychroflexus sp. ALD_RP9 contains these coding sequences:
- a CDS encoding DUF4870 domain-containing protein: MLYFMEVYGNIKRENRQTLVLTHLSQLLDFVTGFGGLIVPLIIWITQRDKIVDMDETGKAILNFQITMILLGVLSIPLILFALLGLVLLGLVVLFSLVFPIVNAIKANNGEAPYYPLSIKFIS; this comes from the coding sequence ATGTTATATTTTATGGAAGTTTACGGAAACATAAAACGAGAAAATAGACAAACTTTAGTGTTAACACATTTATCACAATTATTAGACTTTGTAACTGGATTTGGAGGTCTTATTGTTCCATTGATTATTTGGATTACTCAACGTGATAAAATTGTAGATATGGATGAGACTGGAAAAGCTATTTTGAATTTTCAAATAACTATGATTTTATTGGGTGTTTTATCAATTCCACTTATTTTATTTGCTCTTTTAGGTTTAGTATTATTAGGCCTTGTAGTATTATTTTCTTTAGTATTTCCTATTGTGAATGCTATTAAAGCTAATAATGGCGAGGCACCATATTATCCACTATCTATTAAATTTATTTCATAA
- the dnaN gene encoding DNA polymerase III subunit beta gives MKFIVSSAYMLKKLQLLGGVLNNNNTLPILDNFLFNIQGDNLYVTASDLETTITAKLNIESSENGQVAIPAKLLLDTLKTFPEQPLTFIIENNNIVEISSDHGKYEIAYANAEDYPNEVELDDPSTTEIMGDILATAINKTLFATGNDDLRPVMNGVLFQLNELGATFVGTDAHKLVKYHRKDKVQEHSAEFIMPKKPLQLLRNFLTGEDSDVVISYNDSNAKFTFEDIELICRLVDGKYPNYEAVIPKENPNVLIVDRSLFLNSVKRVSIFSNKTTHQIRLKIAGSELQISAEDLDYSNSANERLTCDYQGDDLEIGFNSKFLVEMLNNLNSDQVQLKMSLPNRAGILTPVDGLEDGEEVTMLVMPVMLSR, from the coding sequence ATGAAATTTATAGTATCAAGTGCGTACATGTTGAAAAAACTTCAATTGCTAGGTGGCGTTCTTAATAATAATAACACTTTACCGATATTAGATAATTTTTTATTTAATATACAAGGTGACAACTTATACGTTACCGCTTCAGATCTCGAAACTACAATTACTGCTAAATTAAATATTGAAAGTTCTGAAAATGGCCAAGTAGCTATACCTGCTAAATTATTACTTGACACTTTAAAAACTTTCCCTGAACAACCTTTGACATTTATTATTGAAAATAATAATATTGTTGAAATAAGTTCAGATCACGGCAAATATGAGATTGCCTATGCAAATGCAGAAGATTACCCAAATGAAGTTGAACTTGATGATCCCTCTACAACCGAAATAATGGGAGATATTCTTGCTACTGCAATTAACAAAACATTATTTGCAACAGGAAATGACGACTTAAGACCAGTTATGAATGGAGTTTTGTTTCAACTCAACGAACTAGGTGCAACATTTGTTGGTACAGACGCTCACAAATTAGTTAAATATCACCGCAAAGATAAAGTTCAAGAACATTCAGCTGAATTTATCATGCCTAAAAAACCACTTCAACTACTGAGAAATTTCTTAACAGGCGAGGATAGTGATGTAGTAATTTCATACAATGATTCAAATGCTAAATTTACGTTTGAGGATATTGAACTTATTTGCAGATTAGTTGATGGTAAGTACCCTAACTATGAAGCTGTTATACCTAAAGAGAATCCTAATGTTTTAATAGTCGATCGAAGCCTATTTTTAAATTCAGTTAAACGTGTATCAATATTTTCAAATAAAACTACACACCAAATTCGATTAAAAATTGCAGGAAGTGAACTTCAAATATCTGCAGAAGATTTAGATTATTCAAATAGTGCTAATGAAAGATTAACTTGTGACTATCAGGGAGATGATTTAGAAATTGGCTTCAACTCTAAATTTCTAGTCGAAATGCTTAACAATTTAAACTCAGACCAAGTTCAACTAAAAATGAGTCTTCCTAATCGAGCTGGCATTTTAACCCCTGTTGACGGTCTTGAAGACGGAGAAGAAGTTACGATGTTGGTTATGCCTGTCATGCTTAGCCGATAA
- a CDS encoding DALR anticodon-binding domain-containing protein, with protein sequence MCNYVYELVKYFNNFYQNYIIIDFEELSITKLRLSLAIETSKHIKRSFNLLGIKLPTRM encoded by the coding sequence ATGTGCAACTATGTCTATGAATTAGTAAAGTACTTTAATAATTTTTATCAGAATTATATAATCATTGATTTCGAAGAGCTTAGTATTACTAAGTTAAGATTAAGCTTAGCTATTGAGACTTCAAAACACATAAAAAGGTCTTTTAATCTATTAGGAATTAAATTACCTACACGCATGTAA
- the msrA gene encoding peptide-methionine (S)-S-oxide reductase MsrA — translation MHKYNYFIFGLVLILQSCTISAQSETPSEIESKKYKEFSKAYFASGCFWCVEAIYESVKGVKEVYSGYSGGFTKNPTYASSNTGKTGHAESVMVIYDSSKINFKTLVDIYFGSQNISQVNGQGPDIGSQYRSIIFYKDLEEKRIINNKIEKIKSEGIKVAAEVMQFEKFWFAEEYHQDYKKKNPNNSYIKAISNPRFNRFKNKFPDLIKDK, via the coding sequence ATGCATAAATACAACTATTTTATTTTTGGATTAGTTCTAATTTTACAATCATGTACAATATCTGCACAATCGGAAACGCCCAGTGAAATAGAATCAAAAAAATATAAAGAATTTTCTAAAGCATATTTCGCAAGTGGCTGCTTTTGGTGTGTCGAAGCAATATATGAATCCGTTAAAGGCGTAAAAGAAGTATATTCAGGTTATTCAGGAGGTTTTACAAAAAATCCAACTTATGCCTCTAGTAATACAGGTAAAACAGGTCATGCCGAAAGCGTTATGGTAATTTATGATTCCTCAAAAATAAATTTTAAAACTTTAGTTGATATTTATTTTGGAAGTCAAAATATTAGTCAAGTAAATGGTCAAGGGCCTGATATAGGTTCTCAGTATAGGTCAATTATATTTTATAAAGATTTAGAAGAAAAAAGAATAATCAATAACAAAATTGAGAAAATTAAAAGTGAAGGTATAAAAGTAGCAGCAGAAGTTATGCAGTTTGAAAAGTTTTGGTTTGCTGAAGAGTACCATCAAGATTACAAGAAAAAAAACCCTAATAATAGTTATATTAAGGCCATTTCTAATCCAAGATTTAATAGATTCAAAAATAAATTCCCTGACTTGATAAAAGATAAATAA
- a CDS encoding zinc ribbon domain-containing protein encodes MAKKKEVTVEEKLRALYDLQLIDSRIDEIRNMRGELPLEVEDLEDEVAGLTKRIEKLESDLVELDEKIKSKQHFITEAQELIKKYKKQQDNVRNNREFDALTKEIEYQELEIELAEKHIREFKAQIEHKSEVLETTKEKINQRQEHLEHKKSELDNILQETEKEEAALAKKAESFKKDIEDRLVKAYERIRSNVKNGLAVVTIERGASGGSFFTIPPQVQVEIAARRKVIIDEHSGRILVDQVLAEEETDKMQKLFKKLS; translated from the coding sequence ATGGCAAAGAAAAAAGAGGTTACAGTAGAAGAAAAGCTAAGAGCTTTATATGATTTACAACTTATAGATTCACGAATAGATGAAATAAGAAATATGCGTGGTGAATTACCTCTTGAAGTTGAAGATTTAGAAGATGAAGTAGCAGGCTTAACTAAGCGAATTGAGAAGCTAGAATCTGATCTAGTTGAATTAGATGAAAAAATAAAATCTAAACAACATTTTATCACAGAGGCTCAAGAGCTCATTAAAAAATATAAAAAGCAACAAGATAATGTTAGGAATAATAGAGAATTTGATGCATTAACAAAAGAGATTGAGTATCAAGAATTAGAAATTGAGTTAGCAGAGAAACACATACGTGAATTTAAAGCACAAATAGAGCACAAATCAGAAGTATTAGAAACTACAAAAGAAAAAATCAATCAACGTCAAGAACACTTAGAGCACAAAAAATCTGAGTTAGACAATATTTTACAAGAGACTGAAAAAGAAGAAGCTGCATTAGCAAAAAAAGCAGAAAGCTTCAAAAAAGATATTGAAGATCGTCTTGTAAAAGCGTATGAACGTATAAGAAGCAATGTTAAAAATGGTTTAGCAGTAGTAACCATAGAAAGAGGTGCTTCAGGTGGTTCTTTTTTTACAATACCACCTCAAGTTCAAGTTGAAATTGCGGCTCGTAGAAAAGTAATAATTGACGAACACTCTGGAAGAATATTAGTTGATCAAGTACTCGCAGAAGAAGAAACTGATAAAATGCAAAAACTATTTAAAAAGTTAAGTTAA
- a CDS encoding Nif3-like dinuclear metal center hexameric protein, with amino-acid sequence MKIKDVINYLEEKIPTNYAEDFDNVGLLVGNQELQLKGILITLDTLESVVDEAIENSCNLIISFHPIIFKGLKKITGSSYVERVVLKAIKHDISIYAIHTALDNYKFGVNNMICDKLGIINREILIPQASTIKKLTTYIPNESFSKVQKALFSAGAGHIGNYSNCSFKLKGQGSFKPEEGTDPYIGNQGEIHHEEETQLNITYQKHLESKVLKALFNNHPYEEVAYEIETLENKNQDIGIGMVGELENEIPTIEAFKQIKTTFNPKSIRHSKPHKKSIKKIAVLGGSGSFAIEVAKAKKADIYMTADLKYHDFYKAENEITLVDVGHYESEQYTKELIHALLQKKFHNFAIVLSNINTNPIQYF; translated from the coding sequence ATGAAGATAAAGGATGTTATAAACTACTTAGAAGAGAAAATTCCTACAAATTATGCAGAAGATTTCGATAACGTGGGTTTACTGGTTGGTAATCAAGAGCTTCAATTAAAAGGCATTTTAATTACCTTAGATACGCTCGAAAGTGTTGTTGATGAAGCTATTGAAAATTCGTGTAATCTAATTATTAGTTTTCATCCAATTATTTTTAAAGGCTTAAAAAAAATTACAGGAAGCTCTTATGTAGAGCGAGTTGTCTTGAAGGCAATTAAACACGATATCTCAATTTATGCTATACATACCGCTTTAGACAATTATAAATTTGGCGTTAATAATATGATTTGTGATAAATTAGGAATTATCAATCGTGAAATCTTAATTCCTCAAGCATCGACTATAAAAAAATTGACAACTTATATTCCAAATGAAAGTTTCAGCAAAGTTCAGAAAGCCTTATTCAGTGCTGGTGCTGGTCATATTGGTAATTATAGTAATTGTAGTTTTAAATTAAAAGGTCAAGGAAGTTTTAAACCGGAAGAAGGAACTGACCCTTATATAGGAAATCAGGGTGAAATACATCATGAAGAAGAAACACAACTTAACATTACATATCAAAAACACTTAGAATCAAAAGTTTTAAAAGCTCTTTTTAACAATCATCCCTATGAGGAAGTAGCATATGAAATAGAAACTTTAGAAAATAAAAACCAAGACATTGGAATTGGAATGGTAGGAGAATTAGAAAATGAAATACCTACAATTGAAGCTTTCAAACAAATTAAAACAACATTTAATCCTAAGTCTATAAGACATTCTAAACCTCATAAAAAATCAATAAAAAAAATAGCTGTATTAGGCGGCAGCGGATCTTTTGCAATTGAAGTCGCTAAGGCTAAAAAGGCTGATATTTATATGACAGCAGACTTGAAATATCATGATTTTTATAAAGCTGAAAATGAAATAACTTTAGTTGATGTGGGACATTATGAAAGTGAACAATACACAAAAGAATTAATACATGCTCTACTTCAGAAAAAATTTCATAATTTTGCAATCGTTTTATCAAATATTAATACCAACCCAATTCAATATTTTTGA
- the lpxK gene encoding tetraacyldisaccharide 4'-kinase — MKHLRLLLFPFSLIYGLIVFIRHKLYDYGIKTSTQFDLPVICIGNLSFGGTGKSPLIADIVSQFSTEYNMASLSRGYKRSTRGFRLVEVNDVASSVGDEPLQFKSTFDDQLTVAVCENRVIGVLNILKLKPKTDLILLDDAFQHRKINPGLSILLTTYKDLYIDDYLLPVGNLRDAKYAANRADMIIVTKCPESLSSNEQKIISNKLKLNPNQSLYFSAINYSKAIYSITSVIDLSDFDDFILVTGIANPKPLVEFLKSQGKKFKHHEFADHHNFNLAEINQLKSYKKPILTTTKDFMRLKLNFDDKGLYHLPIQSQIIQKEKQFYNELRQFIDSF; from the coding sequence ATGAAACATCTCAGACTTTTATTGTTTCCTTTTTCTCTAATTTATGGTTTGATAGTTTTTATCAGGCATAAATTATATGATTATGGTATAAAAACTTCAACTCAGTTTGATTTGCCTGTGATTTGTATAGGAAATTTAAGTTTTGGTGGTACTGGAAAATCGCCTCTAATAGCTGATATTGTTAGTCAATTTTCTACGGAATACAATATGGCTAGTTTAAGCCGTGGGTATAAGCGCTCAACACGAGGTTTTCGTTTAGTTGAAGTTAACGATGTGGCTAGTTCTGTAGGTGATGAACCTTTACAGTTTAAATCTACATTTGATGATCAATTAACAGTCGCTGTTTGTGAAAATCGTGTGATAGGTGTTTTAAATATACTAAAATTAAAGCCTAAGACAGACCTTATTTTGCTTGATGATGCTTTTCAACATCGGAAAATTAATCCTGGTTTGTCTATTTTGTTAACGACTTATAAAGATTTATATATAGACGATTATTTGCTACCTGTTGGCAACTTAAGGGATGCAAAATATGCTGCAAATAGAGCTGATATGATTATTGTTACAAAGTGCCCTGAGAGTCTATCGAGTAATGAGCAAAAAATCATATCTAATAAGTTAAAATTAAATCCTAATCAATCGCTTTATTTTTCAGCGATTAATTACAGTAAAGCAATCTACTCAATAACATCTGTAATAGATTTAAGTGATTTTGATGATTTTATTTTAGTAACAGGTATTGCAAACCCAAAACCATTGGTAGAATTTTTAAAATCCCAAGGAAAAAAGTTCAAGCACCATGAATTTGCAGATCATCATAACTTCAATTTAGCCGAAATAAATCAATTAAAATCTTACAAAAAGCCCATTCTTACAACGACTAAAGATTTTATGCGATTAAAATTAAATTTTGATGATAAAGGTTTATATCATCTACCGATTCAATCTCAAATTATTCAGAAAGAAAAACAGTTTTATAATGAATTGAGACAGTTTATCGATTCATTTTAA
- the gap gene encoding type I glyceraldehyde-3-phosphate dehydrogenase, whose translation MQKPIRIAINGFGRIGRSLFRLAYQHLQFDIVAINDLANTKTLAHLLKYDSIHGQFNAEIKTDGDKIIIGQDVINTYQIETLEKLNWKKDEVDFVVECTGKFKTKTELQAHLKAGAKKVILSVPSSDDSVKMIVLGVNDEYLSDHDTIISNASCTTNNAAPLLKVIHENIGVKHAYISTVHSFTSDQSLHDQPHRDLRRARAATQSIIPTTTGAAKALTKIFPDLSEVIGGCGIRVPVPNGSLTDMTLNVNRKTSIEEINSLFKEASKNKLKGILTYTEDPIVSVDILGSPYSCTFDAGMTSVIGGDLVKLIGWYDNERGYSNRLIDLMLKMNR comes from the coding sequence ATGCAAAAACCTATAAGAATCGCTATTAATGGCTTTGGTCGCATTGGCCGAAGCCTTTTTAGATTAGCATATCAACACCTTCAATTCGATATTGTTGCCATTAATGATTTAGCTAACACTAAAACACTTGCTCATCTTTTGAAATACGATAGCATACATGGGCAATTTAATGCTGAAATTAAAACTGATGGTGATAAAATTATCATCGGTCAAGATGTTATTAACACCTATCAAATCGAAACTTTAGAGAAATTAAACTGGAAAAAAGATGAAGTTGATTTTGTTGTTGAATGTACCGGAAAATTTAAAACCAAAACAGAATTACAAGCACACTTAAAGGCTGGTGCTAAAAAAGTAATATTAAGTGTACCTTCATCAGACGATTCTGTTAAAATGATAGTTTTAGGTGTTAATGATGAGTATTTAAGTGATCACGATACTATAATTTCAAACGCCTCATGTACCACTAATAATGCCGCACCTTTGCTAAAAGTAATTCATGAAAATATAGGCGTAAAGCACGCTTACATATCTACAGTACATTCATTTACATCAGACCAAAGTTTACATGACCAACCACATCGCGATTTACGAAGAGCTAGAGCAGCAACACAATCAATTATCCCAACAACAACAGGTGCTGCAAAAGCACTTACAAAGATTTTTCCTGATTTAAGTGAGGTTATAGGTGGCTGCGGTATTCGAGTACCTGTACCAAATGGGTCATTAACTGATATGACACTCAATGTGAATCGCAAAACAAGTATTGAAGAAATTAATAGTTTATTTAAAGAAGCCTCTAAAAATAAACTCAAAGGAATTTTGACTTATACTGAAGACCCTATTGTTTCGGTTGACATTTTAGGAAGTCCATATTCATGTACCTTTGATGCTGGCATGACATCAGTTATTGGTGGAGATTTAGTAAAATTAATTGGTTGGTACGACAATGAGCGCGGTTACAGCAATCGTTTAATTGATTTAATGCTTAAAATGAATCGATAA
- the lipA gene encoding lipoyl synthase: MSTVVEAPQKKKVTKGKPKWLRVKLPTGEKYRNLRNLVDKYDLHTICTSGSCPNMGECWGEGTATFMILGNICTRSCGFCGVKTGRPEDVEWDEPEKVARSIKLMGIKHAVITSVDRDDLKDMGSIIWAETVKAIRRMNPNTTLETLIPDFQGNTRNIDRIIEVSPEVVSHNMETVRRLTREVRIQAKYDRSLEVLRYLKANGIRRTKSGIMLGLGEQEDEVIQVLKDLRSVDVDVVTIGQYLQPSKQHLPVQSFVTPDQFKKYEEIGKDLGFRHVESSALVRSSYKAQKHIN; encoded by the coding sequence ATGAGTACAGTTGTTGAAGCACCTCAAAAAAAGAAAGTCACTAAAGGTAAACCAAAATGGTTACGTGTTAAGCTGCCAACTGGCGAAAAATATAGAAATCTTAGAAATTTAGTAGATAAGTACGATTTACACACCATTTGTACATCTGGAAGTTGTCCCAATATGGGAGAATGCTGGGGAGAAGGAACGGCAACTTTCATGATTTTAGGTAATATTTGTACGCGTTCATGTGGGTTCTGTGGTGTAAAAACAGGGAGACCAGAAGACGTTGAGTGGGATGAGCCAGAAAAAGTTGCTAGATCGATTAAATTAATGGGTATAAAACACGCTGTGATAACTTCTGTAGATCGTGATGATTTAAAAGATATGGGTTCTATTATTTGGGCTGAAACAGTAAAAGCTATTCGAAGAATGAACCCAAACACAACGCTTGAAACATTAATACCAGATTTTCAGGGTAATACCAGAAATATCGACCGTATAATTGAAGTTTCACCAGAAGTTGTATCACACAATATGGAAACTGTTAGACGTTTAACTCGCGAAGTTAGGATACAAGCAAAATATGATCGAAGTTTAGAAGTTTTACGCTACCTAAAAGCCAATGGCATTAGAAGAACAAAATCAGGAATAATGCTTGGTTTAGGAGAACAAGAAGACGAAGTTATTCAAGTTCTTAAAGATTTGCGTTCCGTAGATGTAGATGTAGTTACAATAGGTCAATATTTACAACCTAGTAAACAGCATTTGCCTGTACAAAGTTTTGTTACGCCAGATCAATTTAAAAAATATGAAGAAATAGGAAAAGATTTAGGCTTTAGACATGTAGAAAGCTCTGCATTAGTGAGATCTTCATACAAAGCTCAAAAGCACATTAACTAA
- a CDS encoding 23S rRNA (pseudouridine(1915)-N(3))-methyltransferase RlmH, which yields MNINLIVIGKTDQLAIRTLIADYENRIKHFAKFSIIEIPDVKVSKKTSVKEQKRLEAEQLEKYIDKSHITILLDEKGKEYTSKQFAQLLQKKMNTGIKTLNFIIGGPFGFDERFYDAKYPKIAFSKMTFSHQMIRIFVTEQIYRGFAILNNLPYHHN from the coding sequence ATGAACATAAATTTAATTGTAATTGGTAAAACTGACCAGTTAGCCATTAGAACTTTAATTGCTGATTATGAGAATCGAATTAAACATTTTGCTAAGTTTTCAATCATTGAAATTCCAGACGTAAAAGTCAGTAAAAAAACATCCGTTAAAGAACAAAAACGACTAGAAGCTGAACAATTAGAAAAATACATAGATAAGTCGCATATCACTATTCTTTTAGATGAAAAAGGAAAAGAATACACCTCAAAACAATTTGCACAACTTCTGCAAAAAAAAATGAATACTGGAATTAAAACTTTAAATTTTATTATTGGTGGTCCTTTCGGGTTTGATGAAAGATTTTATGATGCCAAATACCCTAAAATAGCATTCTCTAAAATGACGTTTTCACACCAAATGATAAGAATTTTTGTTACTGAACAAATTTATCGTGGATTTGCTATTTTAAACAACCTACCTTATCATCACAATTAA
- the nadC gene encoding carboxylating nicotinate-nucleotide diphosphorylase: MISQHQLDQQIQQIIINALKEDVGDGDHSSLACIPAEAEGKAQLLVKDEGIIAGIDIAQKVFQQIDSSLDFNSLISDGNAIKHGDIAFTIYGKHQNILKGERIALNIMQRMSAIATKTKQFVDLLKPYKTQILDTRKTTPGIRAIEKLAVKIGGGTNHRYALYDMIMLKDNHIDFAGGITKAINKTVNYLKNNQLDLKIIVEARDLAEVEEILKSSQHVERILLDNFSYIDTQKAVNLIGSACKTESSGGITPETAVEFAKCGVDYISSGALTHSIYNLDLSLKAV, encoded by the coding sequence ATGATTAGTCAGCATCAACTTGACCAACAAATACAACAAATAATTATCAATGCCTTAAAGGAAGATGTTGGTGATGGAGACCATTCTTCGTTAGCCTGCATTCCAGCTGAAGCAGAAGGTAAAGCACAACTTTTAGTTAAAGATGAAGGGATTATAGCAGGTATTGATATTGCTCAAAAAGTATTTCAGCAAATCGATTCTTCACTTGATTTTAACAGCTTAATTAGTGATGGTAACGCAATAAAACATGGAGACATAGCCTTTACAATTTACGGAAAACACCAAAATATTTTAAAAGGCGAAAGAATTGCCTTAAATATAATGCAAAGAATGAGTGCTATTGCTACAAAAACCAAGCAGTTTGTCGATCTTTTAAAGCCCTACAAAACTCAAATTTTAGATACTCGTAAAACTACGCCAGGCATTCGTGCCATAGAGAAACTAGCTGTAAAAATTGGTGGCGGAACTAACCACAGATATGCACTTTATGATATGATCATGTTAAAAGATAACCATATCGATTTTGCAGGCGGAATTACGAAAGCAATCAATAAAACTGTTAACTATTTAAAAAACAATCAACTTGACTTAAAAATTATAGTTGAAGCACGTGATCTGGCTGAAGTTGAAGAAATTTTAAAATCTTCTCAACATGTTGAACGTATTTTATTAGATAACTTTTCTTATATCGATACTCAAAAAGCTGTCAATCTAATTGGTAGTGCTTGCAAAACAGAGTCTAGTGGTGGCATTACTCCAGAAACAGCAGTTGAATTTGCTAAATGTGGCGTTGATTATATATCTTCAGGAGCATTAACTCATTCAATTTATAACTTAGATTTAAGTTTAAAAGCTGTTTAA
- a CDS encoding YihY/virulence factor BrkB family protein — MPKQPKGLEPTNIITKIALGLHRIKLPKLDGLSLYDVLKLYSAGIIKGTFSTRASSIAFSFFMAIFPFLLFLLNLIPFIWFIEDFQTELLSFIENILPPQTSGLFQEIFHDIASNPRAGLLSFVFILSIFLMSNGVNAIFTSFEFSYHTKINRTIIRQYIVAVGVAIIIAFLLLLTVIATIYLTYIINEFKSLGVFGDSLLYAQIGRYLVFVTMLFIGISILYYFGTKEGRRSSFFSIGSVFTTLLIILTTFLFSIYVENFGSYNKLYGSIGALLILMLYIWLNANILLLGFELNGTLYRLRHNSK, encoded by the coding sequence ATGCCTAAACAACCAAAAGGATTAGAGCCAACAAATATTATAACCAAGATTGCGCTTGGTTTGCATCGTATTAAATTACCCAAACTTGACGGTTTGTCTTTATACGATGTTTTAAAACTATATTCAGCGGGTATCATTAAAGGTACTTTTTCTACACGTGCAAGTTCTATTGCTTTTAGTTTTTTCATGGCTATATTTCCATTTTTGTTGTTTTTACTCAACTTAATTCCCTTTATTTGGTTTATAGAAGATTTTCAAACAGAGTTACTAAGTTTTATAGAAAATATTTTGCCGCCTCAAACTAGTGGCTTATTTCAGGAAATTTTTCATGATATAGCTAGTAATCCTCGAGCTGGATTGTTATCTTTTGTATTTATACTGTCAATTTTTTTGATGTCTAATGGTGTTAATGCTATTTTCACCAGTTTTGAATTTTCTTACCACACCAAAATAAATCGTACCATAATTCGGCAATATATAGTTGCTGTTGGTGTTGCTATTATTATAGCCTTTTTACTTTTATTAACAGTTATTGCTACCATTTATCTAACTTACATTATTAACGAATTTAAGTCATTAGGTGTGTTTGGTGATTCTCTTCTATATGCTCAAATTGGCCGGTATTTAGTGTTTGTAACTATGCTTTTTATAGGGATTTCAATCTTGTATTATTTTGGAACCAAAGAAGGAAGACGTTCAAGTTTTTTTTCAATAGGTTCTGTTTTTACTACACTTTTAATCATATTAACAACATTTTTATTTTCGATTTATGTAGAAAATTTCGGTTCATATAATAAGCTCTATGGTTCAATAGGTGCTTTATTAATTTTAATGTTATACATTTGGCTAAATGCAAATATTTTACTTTTAGGTTTCGAGCTAAATGGAACACTTTACAGATTACGACACAATTCTAAATAA
- a CDS encoding chalcone isomerase family protein has translation MKKILIIALVFSFTTINFAQTEVSGINFPSTTTFGQYEVKLNGAGVREKFWMDMYVGGLYLTNKSHDADAIINADEAMEIKLHIVSGLISSNKMTDAVEDGFENSTDGNTRPIRQKIDQFKSFFNDEINKKDVFDITYQPGIGIVVYKNGKESGRIKGLEFKKALFGIWLCDKPADKDLKESMLYL, from the coding sequence ATGAAAAAGATATTAATTATAGCGCTAGTTTTTAGTTTTACAACTATAAATTTTGCCCAAACTGAAGTTTCTGGAATTAACTTTCCGAGCACAACCACTTTTGGCCAGTATGAAGTTAAATTAAATGGCGCTGGTGTTCGCGAAAAATTTTGGATGGATATGTATGTAGGTGGACTTTATCTAACAAATAAATCTCATGATGCTGATGCCATTATTAACGCAGATGAAGCTATGGAAATAAAACTTCATATTGTATCGGGCTTAATAAGCAGCAATAAAATGACTGATGCTGTTGAAGATGGTTTCGAAAATTCAACGGATGGAAATACAAGGCCAATTCGACAAAAAATTGATCAATTTAAATCTTTTTTTAACGATGAAATTAATAAAAAAGATGTTTTTGATATTACCTATCAACCAGGAATTGGGATAGTAGTTTATAAAAATGGCAAGGAATCTGGACGCATTAAAGGTTTAGAGTTTAAAAAAGCCCTATTTGGTATTTGGCTTTGCGATAAACCAGCTGATAAGGACTTAAAAGAATCAATGTTATATTTATAA
- a CDS encoding DUF2147 domain-containing protein, which produces MKKYLKTIFFLLILNTLTTYSQSVFGKWYTVDDQSGIKKSIVEIYKDNNQVEGKITKILKKSKQNMRCKKCKGNMKNKKIEGLVILRNLEKDGDEYTNGRITDPENGKTYDAKIWINPDHPNELKVRGYVAFFYRTQTWKRVTKK; this is translated from the coding sequence ATGAAAAAATACTTAAAAACTATATTTTTTCTCTTAATCTTAAACACTTTGACAACCTATAGTCAGAGTGTTTTTGGTAAATGGTACACCGTAGACGATCAATCTGGTATTAAAAAATCTATCGTTGAGATTTATAAGGACAATAATCAAGTTGAAGGTAAAATAACTAAGATTTTAAAAAAATCTAAACAAAACATGCGTTGTAAGAAATGTAAAGGCAACATGAAAAATAAAAAAATTGAAGGCCTTGTCATTTTAAGAAATCTTGAAAAAGATGGAGACGAATATACTAATGGTCGAATTACAGATCCTGAAAATGGTAAAACCTATGATGCTAAAATTTGGATTAATCCTGATCATCCAAATGAATTAAAAGTACGTGGATATGTAGCATTTTTTTATCGAACACAAACCTGGAAACGTGTTACTAAAAAATAA